The stretch of DNA TCAGTAAGTTCAGAACAACAAACTCCATCCAGGAGAACTTTGATTCATCCTGCAGGACAGTGGAAATCCCTCAGTGTTTAAACTGGTTTGAACTGGTCCATAAACTGGTTTCTGTGACATCAGTAAGAGCTCCACTGTGACATTAACATGATGATGCAGGTAAAACACTCAGCTGagagtttctgtttattttggtTTGAAGACGTCCAGTAAAAATCTATAAATGTGAATCAGATAAGCAGAgagaccaaaatcactgagatCTGGATTACATGGACTCAGCAGTTACACAGTAAAGCATCAAACAGCAGAGTCCACATGAAATCTGATCCAGGACCATCTCAGTACTGCTGCTGGTTGTTGTGGTGTTCACTGGGATGTCCTGGATCAGGTTCAGACAGATCATCAGTCTGCTGAacacaggaagcagctgctTCTTATTCCATCAGACACAAACAGGACCAGGATCAGTTAGTGGGAACCAGGATATGACCTGGAGACAGAAGAGATGACAGTCAACAACAAACTCTAAACTGATCAGTGCTAATGATCAATGCCAATGTTGAATCATTAGCATTGTTCTGAACTGAGCACCAAGGATTCAGTAAAGTTTCCACTTTCAGGACTTGGATCAGGTCTGAGGATCCTCTGAAAGCAGAAACATGGATGCAGCCTGAAACTGGAAGTGAGCTGTTGGTCTAAAAATGGGCTGAAACTGGTTTAAAACAGCCTGGAAATGAATTTTAATACTCTAATAGtaaaaaaacactgatataaaGTAGACCCACACAGGTTTTTGACTCATGTAATGGGGTTTAAGATTAAGACTGGTCTAAACTGGTTCCAGTCTGGTGTGAACTGGTCTGTGAGTGAGAGTCCTGCTCTGACCTCGGGCCTTCCTCTTGTAGTAGATGAATCCAGCCAGAGATAAGATCAGACCCAGGATCAGTCCTGAGGCTCCGATGGCGAGCTTGTTCCTCTCTGACTCAGGCATGGACGGGTCTGAGGACACACAGAtcagtcacacaggtgagaGTCACACAGGTAAGCAAACAGACaggtgtgtgcagacagacaggtatacaggtgtgtgcagacagacaggtATTTACCCCAGTCAGTTCTCAGAGGTTCCTTCAGGCTGGCGTGCTCCACCACACAGGAGATCTTCTCTCCAGACCTTCAACACAGACCAACATCACTGACTCACAGACCactcagatctggaccaggactTAAACCTTTAAGCTTCAGTGCAGACTTCATATTAAAAGTTGTTCTGGTTTCCATCATTGAGATGTTATCTGCTCCTGGACCTGATGTGGGCTCACCTGGGCGTGTACTCCAGGTGGGAGTGGACCTGGTAGTACCAATCACCATCTGCCATCTCCTCAGTGGAAGTGACATCAGAGGTGATTTCCTGTCCATCTCTGAGCCAGCTCACTTTGATCTCACTGGGGTAGAAGTCGTAGACGCTGCAGACCAACATGGCAGGATGGTGGCTGGAGAGAGGCGTCGTGGACCGAAGTCTGACGTAGGGCTGAACTGAAAGAAATGATTAGTTCCTGTTATTAATATCATACTTCAGTGATCACTGTATTTGGATTGACAAAAATATTGTTGAGTACGGTGGCTCTGAGAGGtcaaacacaaaacaccagCGAATAAAGACTGCAAAAAactcacaacaaaggaaatatTTCTGTGGAGACAATAATGATGGAGCAGCTgtgaaaatgacaacaaaacaagAAGGATCTCACTGAGACACAGTTTGAAGAAGCAGAGGCTCCATCAGTGCTGTGAGGGAGGAAAACCTGCAGTAAAACCTGTTTGAATCACATGACTCAGTCATTACTGTAGATGCATGTTAGCTGTTTACACGTCCACAGCTGCTctgttgtgctttgtgtttttctatttgaaATAATAAAGTTTGTTATTGTTGAGAATTAAAACTGTGCCACAGATGTTTCTTCACACTTGTGTGACTCATTTAAATCTTCTTACAAACACATCTGCCATAAATCAGCTGCAGTCTCAAACTGAGCCTCTGCAGTGAATCAGCAGCTCTGTAACAGCTAAACTCTGAGCTGAATCTGAGCCTGAatgttcctgctgctgtaaaACTACAACCTCATGTTCACAGGCTCTCCTTCAGTGACCtgcagagggcagcagaggTACAACAGCTGAGAAGGAAGACAAGTGTGAGGCTGTGAGTAGTTGAGAGTAATGATAATAAGAGTGAAACTGCTAAGAAACGACCTGTCAGGGAGAAACTGAGCAGCTGCAGGATTTCTTCTGTCCTAACAACAAACTCACACCTGTGTGTTACAGGAGCTTCATTTCAGAGGTCAGTCTGTGGTTTTAGAGTAAAGCTGGTGGATATCTGACACACAGGTGAACTGACTGTTTCCACTGTTTAATATCACAGACCTGCACACAGCTGAGCTGTTTGATTTCtgctcactgagctgctgtttgctgggATAAAGTCAAAGTTAAATATATTTGTTAGatatctttgttttatttacagaagCTTTTTAAACTATTAAGCTTTAAATCACTGTTATTATCATTGTTTCTAATGTtgataaaatgctttaaaataataaagcagAAAATGCTTTAATGACTGTTATTGTTGGGCTACTTTGTGCTTTCAGAAAGATTTATATGGAAATGCTAAAAAAACATCTTTGATATTTTAccttaaaaaagttaaattaaaaaaatgatcattAGAGTTTCAGTGAGCTGCAGATGTGTTATTGCTGTGTTTCACCACCAGGGGGAGACTTTCCAGTGGCTTTACGGTTGCTGTTATGAACTGCTTTACACGtttaaatatatgaaagtcaAATACACTGTAAAGGTGTATCTGTAACCTGCAGCTGTGACAGTTACACACTGAGTCACAGTGCAGTATTCAGAGTGCAGTATTCAGAACTCAGTGTGAGGCTGAACAGGTTCatctgatgatgtcacacaaaCTGCAGACTCACCTGATTTAGTCAGAATATTTCTGTACGAGTTCCCAATGTTGCGTTGGCAGTACGTCTCCTTAGAAGCTCTCTCTTGACTCAGGATTGAAGGGTCATTGTTCCAGTACTCTGCATTCTTCACTCCAAACTCAGTGTATCCAACAAACTTCCCCACACTGCTGCTGAACCTGTTGACCTCCATCTTGTTGTAGTAGAAAGATTGGATGAACTCGATGTCCTTCAGCTCAGTGGAGTTAAACACACAGCGACTCACCATATACTGCATGAAACCATCTGAGAACAGAACAGACTGAAGCTCACACTATAAACTGATCACTATTGATCAGCACTGATCAATGTATTGATCCACCTGCTGTGCAGTGACTGATGGTGTGTATTGGTCAACATGTTGCTGAGTGTATTGATCTGTCACTGGTCAGACTATTGATCATTCTGCTGTGTGGAGAGCAGTTAACTATAAGTGGTGTATTGATCAGAGCATTAATTGGAAGGTTATGGATCCAAATATCAGTGAGTGATTAGTATTGATCAGTATTGATCAGTGTATTGATCTTACCTGCAGTGTGGAtggtgatgaagaggagggtGAAGCAGAGGAAGGATGAAGCCATGTTCCTGAGCTCTCCTGACTGACTGAGAGCGGCTCTAAGAACCAGagcacaggtcacatgacctgcaGCATCAGCTGTTACCAGGAAGAACTCTGTGGCTCCAGCCTGCAGCtcttcatcacacacacactgaggaaacacACTCTGTGATCAGTGAAGTTCAGGTAAAGTCAGAGGAATGATCATTAAAAAGCAGCAGGCTGAGACTGATGCAGACAGTAACTGAGTACTTTACTCTCAGCTGTAGGAAGATGTTTTAAACTATCACCATGTTCATTTTATTCTACAATCAAACACTCGATGGAGAGAATGATGAATCTCTtatcaataacaacaacaacaagcccCGCCCCCAGCAGACATTTTAGCTGcaatactgacaaaaaaaaatctcaatattttctgtaattttctccataacaataaacaatattttgcattatttaaaaatgtgttcatacaagaagtgcaagctggtaaaatataagacttaaatcagtgcTTTGAGAcattaacttatttttattttatttaacctttatttaatgaCACTGTGCTGGACATGATAAatataaacaggaaaaaaagcttttcaaaatCATCACTCCATAGAAGACTTGatagaaggaaaaataaaataagaggctgtCCGGGGGCACCCCCCACCcacattatagcaaaataaaccACAGAAACTACACCCCTTTCATCTGATCTGAAACCAGCTTTAGTGTATTATCAGAGGCTCCAAacaagcttgggaaatcttttttgtatccaaatccggctttgaacttctccacacagtatctcggacctgccttgGTGTGTTCCtcggtcttcatgatgctctctgcgccttgaacagaaccctgagactatcacagagcagggtgcatttatacggagacttgattacacacaggtggattctatttatcatcatcagtcattgggacgacattggatcattcagagatcctcactgaacttctggagtgagtttgctgcactgaaagtaaagggggcccaataatattgcacgccccacttttcagtttttatttgttaaaaaagtttgacacatccaataaatttccttccacttcacgattgtgtcccacttgttgttgattcttcacaaaaaattaaaattttatatctttatatgttttgaagcctgaaatgtgccaaaaggttgaaaagttcaagggggccgaatactttcgcaaggcactgtatatctatatatgcatatgtacatatatttacCTATATAACAAATGCAAtcaaacaacaataaataaaatgacagcaaTAGATTTTATAACAATCTCAAGGTGTTCGAAAGGGAGCAGGAAAGAAGCAATAGCTTATCTAGTCCTGTCCCATTGCCTTTTACAAGTTCATAATCAAACGGATTATAATATTAACCAACATACCTATGCACATGCATACACTGACACAAGCATAAATAAATCCATTATTACTCCTAGAAACTTATGTTAGTAACTTGTTCAATCCTTACATTATTAACTTCTAACTTTACCATAgtattaatgttttttatttccaaacaacatAAATTTTGTCTAGTTcaatttaaagataatttatttCTGTCAAACCAATATTTAAGTTTATCAGTTTCTTTGCCAACATCATCCAAAACCTGTTTTAAATCatccccagaaaaaaaaatagttgtatcatcagcaaatataacaaaattgaAACATTAGTCACTCTACATATATCATTaatatatgtctgtgtagattctcagttatccaggtcatagtagtctctggagcttgaaaagtcgactggacttctttttgtttcttgaagacgtttcacctctcatccgaaaggcttcttcagttctcaaccaaatggtggagagacccaggtatttaaaccctgtgGGCGtcgtcccctggaggtggtatgaccctctattgatcatgtgtgtgaacacatgtgcccaggtgtgaagggggcgtgggtcatatttaatcagtggtttcagttgaaaccatttaggactccgctccattgttcctgtggcctattgaggtcactggaacaaaggtgtgaatgggggttgagacgtctgggaagggagctcagacagcactgtaagcgggggaaagttggtgacgtaatccacctcctctgttcaatgatggttgttcacagtggacatagatggcttctttcactcctctttcaaaccatctgttttccctgtccaaaatgtggacattggcatcctcaaaagagtgccctttttccttcagatgcagatgtactgctgaatcttgtcctgtcgaggtggctcttctatgttgtgccatgtcgtttgtgaagaggctgtttggtttcaccaatgtagaggtctgagcactcttcactgcactgaacagcatacactacatcgctgatcttgtgtttggcgggtttgtccttgggatgaccatttttgtcttagggtgtgacttggtttgaagtatactgagatgtcatgcttggagaaaattcttctgagtttctctgacaagcctgacacatatgggatgacaatgttgttcctcttgtccttcccattctctgtagtttgtgtttggccttcattcctgtgcatcttagctgatttgatgaaggcccagttggggtaaccgcatgttttgagggctttcttaatgtgtgtgtgttccttttgtttcccttctgccttagagggaacactttccgcacggtgttgtagggtcctgatcaccccaagtttgtgttccagagggtggtgggagtcaaagaggagatactggaccagtatctcctctttgactgggccttcatcaataggccacaggaaacaatggagcggagtcctaagttggtttcaactgaaaccactgattaaatatgacccacgcccccttcacacctgggcacatgtgttcaagcacatgatcaatagagggtcataaccacctccaggggactacgcccacaggggtttaaatacctgggtctctccaccatttggttgagaactgaagaagcctttcggatgagaggtgaaacgtcttcaagaaacaaaaagaagtccagtcgcctttttcaagctccagagatcattaataccgtattttccggagtataagtcgcactttttttcatagtttggctgggggtgcgacctatactccggagcgacgtatatgtgacatttataacacatgaaccaaaatactccagccacttgacatctccgtgaactgcagctttaaggcagtcttgcgtaacctgtgggcgcagtggatggagagcacagcttaacggcaactgggagaatgcgccacccaactttcctggaagtcattggatggatcaagaaaacatgggcttcagtgacaaaccatcctgttgggattcagaaaggctggaataattggaactgcagctgacgacaaGTCTGACTAatgcgacacagaagaggaagcggcgcttcgtctacggagtgtacggaattgtttagaagtgacaccgaggatgaagaattcaatggattgatggtttggttaacttgttagtatgttctttatgctatggttatctgaataacttaatgttacgttaacatactgtagcgattctcttagttagagagcgtgttgatgttgtgggatttcggactgttcgggaggttcgtgaaggcagcatggagagagagaaaaagaccgagagcttgcctgtgtgtgtgttgctgttccgctgttgtagttgtggttggcgtggctgtggcctacagcagccgtttttctgttaataaagacgacctttgttgtgaatatcgcggactttggaagtgtgtttacaacgttacaataccgaacacgtgttcgttgtgcatcatgtagctgaatgtgctacgttagcataacgtaggtgtaaccgtgttcgtcctgttctttaatccattattattttaaattgccgttcaagatggaatttgtgctctgagtctcggattctatcaaacccccccccccccccccccccccccccccaaaaagtgcgacttatagtccagtgcgaNNNNNNNNNNNNNNNNNNNNNNNNNNNNNNNNNNNNNNNNNNNNNNNNNNNNNNNNNNNNNNNNNNNNNNNNNNNNNNNNNNNNNNNNNNNNNNNNNNNNNNNNNNNNNNNNNNNNNNNNNNNN from Archocentrus centrarchus isolate MPI-CPG fArcCen1 unplaced genomic scaffold, fArcCen1 scaffold_41_ctg1, whole genome shotgun sequence encodes:
- the LOC115777003 gene encoding H-2 class II histocompatibility antigen, E-S beta chain-like isoform X3; the encoded protein is MASSFLCFTLLFITIHTADGFMQYMVSRCVFNSTELKDIEFIQSFYYNKMEVNRFSSSVGKFVGYTEFGVKNAEYWNNDPSILSQERASKETYCQRNIGNSYRNILTKSVQPYVRLRSTTPLSSHHPAMLVCSVYDFYPSEIKVSWLRDGQEITSDVTSTEEMADGDWYYQVHSHLEYTPRSGEKISCVVEHASLKEPLRTDWDPSMPESERNKLAIGASGLILGLILSLAGFIYYKRKARGHILVPTN
- the LOC115777003 gene encoding HLA class II histocompatibility antigen, DRB1-4 beta chain-like isoform X2, which encodes MEVNRFSSSVGKFVGYTEFGVKNAEYWNNDPSILSQERASKETYCQRNIGNSYRNILTKSAAPSLLSPQKYFLCFQPYVRLRSTTPLSSHHPAMLVCSVYDFYPSEIKVSWLRDGQEITSDVTSTEEMADGDWYYQVHSHLEYTPRSGEKISCVVEHASLKEPLRTDWDPSMPESERNKLAIGASGLILGLILSLAGFIYYKRKARGHILVPTN
- the LOC115777003 gene encoding H-2 class II histocompatibility antigen, E-S beta chain-like isoform X1, with product MASSFLCFTLLFITIHTADGFMQYMVSRCVFNSTELKDIEFIQSFYYNKMEVNRFSSSVGKFVGYTEFGVKNAEYWNNDPSILSQERASKETYCQRNIGNSYRNILTKSAAPSLLSPQKYFLCFQPYVRLRSTTPLSSHHPAMLVCSVYDFYPSEIKVSWLRDGQEITSDVTSTEEMADGDWYYQVHSHLEYTPRSGEKISCVVEHASLKEPLRTDWDPSMPESERNKLAIGASGLILGLILSLAGFIYYKRKARGHILVPTN